A genomic region of Vitreoscilla filiformis contains the following coding sequences:
- a CDS encoding S41 family peptidase, producing MSAKLKMAGLLTLGALAGALGTIQVQAVARNVHTPLPLEEMQQLAAVFGLIKNEYVEPVDEKKLINDAISGMVSGLDPHSVYFDKKSFKEFREGTTGKFVGVGIEIGMEDGLVKVVSPIEGSPAFRAGLRSGDLITKIDDTPVKGMTIEQAVKRLRGEPATKVTLQIFRKSDNRSLPVTIIREEIRVQSVRAKVMEPGYAWIRVSQFQDRTVDDFVRKLEEIYKQEPQLKGLVLDLRNDPGGLLDGAIAISAAFLPADVTVVSTNGQIPESKATFRATVSDYARRGGPDVLKRLPAGLKNVPLVVLVNEGSASASEIVAGALQDHKRAIVMGAQTFGKGSVQTVRQLGPDAALKLTTARYYTPNGRSIQAKGIVPDIWLDETAEGNVFSALRTREADLSNHLANPTAEDAAREQAREEARRKLEDQMARTGEAPKPLPTYGSPEDFQLTQALNQLKGLKVISSKTKADRTEAAASAASK from the coding sequence ATGAGTGCCAAACTGAAGATGGCGGGGCTGCTGACGCTGGGGGCCCTCGCAGGCGCTTTGGGCACGATCCAAGTTCAGGCGGTGGCCCGTAACGTTCATACCCCGTTGCCGCTGGAAGAAATGCAGCAGCTCGCGGCGGTGTTCGGCCTCATCAAAAACGAATATGTGGAGCCGGTGGACGAGAAAAAGCTGATCAATGACGCCATCAGCGGCATGGTGTCCGGCTTGGATCCGCACTCGGTCTACTTCGACAAAAAGAGCTTCAAGGAATTCCGCGAAGGCACGACCGGCAAGTTCGTCGGCGTGGGCATCGAAATCGGCATGGAAGATGGGCTGGTCAAGGTGGTTTCGCCCATTGAGGGTTCGCCAGCCTTCCGCGCCGGGCTGCGCTCGGGGGATCTGATCACCAAAATTGACGATACCCCGGTCAAAGGCATGACGATCGAACAAGCCGTCAAACGCCTGCGCGGCGAGCCGGCCACCAAAGTCACGCTGCAAATTTTCCGCAAGAGCGACAACCGCAGTTTGCCCGTCACCATCATCCGCGAAGAAATCCGCGTGCAAAGCGTGCGGGCCAAGGTGATGGAGCCGGGTTATGCCTGGATCCGCGTCTCGCAGTTCCAAGACCGCACGGTGGACGACTTCGTGCGCAAACTCGAAGAAATTTACAAGCAAGAACCCCAGCTCAAGGGCTTGGTGCTCGATCTGCGCAACGACCCCGGTGGGCTGCTGGACGGCGCCATCGCCATCTCGGCGGCGTTCTTGCCAGCCGATGTGACCGTGGTGAGCACCAATGGCCAGATCCCCGAGTCCAAAGCCACCTTCCGCGCCACCGTGAGCGACTACGCCCGGCGCGGTGGGCCCGATGTGCTCAAGCGCCTGCCCGCTGGCTTGAAGAATGTGCCGCTGGTGGTGCTGGTCAACGAGGGATCGGCTTCGGCCAGTGAGATCGTCGCAGGGGCGCTGCAAGACCACAAACGCGCCATCGTCATGGGCGCCCAAACCTTTGGCAAGGGATCGGTGCAAACCGTGCGGCAACTCGGCCCGGACGCCGCCCTCAAACTCACCACGGCGCGTTACTACACCCCGAACGGGCGCTCGATCCAAGCCAAGGGCATCGTCCCCGACATTTGGCTGGATGAAACCGCCGAGGGCAATGTGTTCTCCGCTTTGCGCACCCGCGAGGCCGATCTGAGCAACCACCTCGCCAATCCGACGGCGGAAGATGCAGCGCGTGAACAAGCGCGTGAAGAAGCCCGCCGCAAGCTGGAAGATCAAATGGCCCGCACCGGCGAAGCCCCCAAACCGCTGCCCACGTACGGCAGCCCTGAGGACTTCCAACTGACGCAGGCCCTCAACCAGCTCAAGGGTCTGAAGGTGATCAGCAGCAAGACCAAGGCGGATCGCACCGAAGCCGCCGCCAGCGCCGCTTCCAAGTGA
- a CDS encoding ABC transporter ATP-binding protein has translation MFLQLDRITVAYSRAPATRPAVQSVSFSLEAGGIGVLIGPSGCGKTSLLRAIAGLEPISAGVLRIEGDVLSDPAHGVHRPPEHRGIGMVFQDYALFPHLSVTDNIAFGLKHLPRPERQQRVDEMLTLVGLEAVAQRAPHQLSGGQQQRVALARALARKPRLLLLDEPFSNLDIDLRERLAQDVRTILKQIGATALFVTHDQMEAFALGDQIGVMHAGELVQWDDAYTLYHRPASRFVAQFIGHGAFTRGQWVNTPEGTRVDSALGLLNDASACLLPGPSNECDVLLRADDVVHDDTSPIRARVERKAFRGATFLYTLRLSSGETVLAHVPSHHDHEIGEWIGVRAAVAHVVTFANASQD, from the coding sequence ATGTTTCTGCAACTTGACCGAATCACTGTGGCTTACAGCCGCGCCCCGGCCACCCGGCCGGCTGTTCAATCGGTGTCGTTTTCGCTGGAGGCGGGCGGCATTGGGGTGCTGATCGGGCCTTCGGGCTGTGGCAAAACGTCCCTGCTGCGCGCCATCGCGGGGCTGGAACCGATCAGTGCCGGCGTCTTGCGCATCGAAGGCGATGTGCTATCCGACCCCGCACACGGCGTCCACCGCCCGCCGGAGCACCGTGGGATCGGCATGGTGTTTCAAGACTATGCGTTGTTCCCCCACCTGAGCGTGACCGACAACATCGCCTTCGGCCTCAAGCACCTGCCACGTCCCGAACGGCAGCAACGTGTGGATGAGATGCTCACCCTGGTCGGTTTGGAGGCCGTGGCACAACGGGCACCGCATCAACTCTCCGGGGGGCAACAGCAGCGGGTGGCGCTGGCTCGGGCACTGGCGCGCAAACCCCGGCTGCTGCTGCTGGACGAACCGTTCTCCAACTTGGACATCGATCTGCGCGAGCGTCTGGCGCAGGACGTACGCACCATCCTCAAACAAATCGGGGCCACAGCGCTGTTCGTCACCCACGACCAAATGGAAGCGTTTGCGCTGGGCGATCAAATCGGCGTCATGCACGCGGGCGAGCTGGTGCAGTGGGACGACGCCTACACGCTCTACCACCGCCCCGCCTCGCGTTTTGTGGCCCAGTTCATCGGCCACGGGGCCTTCACCCGGGGCCAATGGGTGAACACCCCCGAAGGCACCCGCGTGGACTCCGCCCTGGGGCTGCTCAACGATGCCAGCGCCTGTTTACTCCCCGGCCCCAGCAACGAATGCGATGTGCTGCTGCGCGCCGATGACGTGGTACACGACGACACCTCCCCCATCCGGGCCCGCGTCGAACGCAAGGCATTCCGAGGCGCGACCTTCCTCTACACCTTGCGACTGTCCAGCGGAGAAACGGTGCTGGCGCATGTGCCGTCCCACCATGACCACGAAATCGGGGAATGGATCGGCGTGCGGGCTGCCGTGGCCCATGTGGTGACCTTTGCCAACGCATCCCAAGACTGA
- a CDS encoding ABC transporter permease, translating to MALAIVLALPVLGVLGAWLGLDAQSWGTLAHQAQTVLPEYAGQSMLLLLAVGVGVVLVGGLCAAAVTLFEFPGRRSLEWALLLPLALPAYVMAYAYTDALQYSGPIQMALRELLGTRGALWPDVRSLWGAVLLFTLSLYPYVYLLARTALGERAAPMMEAARLLGASLPRRIVEVALPMARPALAAGTALALMETLADYGVGAYFGLTTFTTGIYRAWLVMEDRMAAAQLASVLLLVVALLLWAEQRAQSKLRFATARIGAAGALTARPVVLRGAARWLAWLICGGPVLLGFVLPLAWLGWLLWQEFENSSAAVFEPAYLARFGQWAWTSFQLAGLAAFAGVLVALLLGFTLRRAQAATGATQRWLGRGLAWSARAVGLGYAVPGAVVAVGILLWAGALQRALEGVPVTAWVTGTVFGLCYAYLARFSSVALQSVQSGYARVPVAVDESARLLGAKPWRLLTAIHLPLLGRSALAAALLVFVDTMKELPATLMLRPFGSDTLAVVAYQFARDERLAEAALPSVAMVVVGLVPVIILSRALRST from the coding sequence ATGGCGTTGGCCATCGTGCTGGCGCTGCCAGTGCTGGGGGTGTTGGGTGCGTGGCTGGGGTTGGATGCGCAATCGTGGGGCACCCTGGCGCATCAAGCCCAAACGGTGCTGCCGGAATACGCCGGGCAATCCATGCTGCTGCTGCTGGCGGTGGGGGTGGGGGTGGTGCTGGTCGGCGGGCTGTGCGCTGCGGCGGTGACGCTGTTTGAATTCCCTGGGCGGCGCAGTTTGGAGTGGGCGCTGTTGCTGCCGCTGGCTTTGCCCGCCTATGTGATGGCCTACGCCTACACCGACGCCTTGCAGTACAGCGGGCCGATTCAAATGGCATTGCGCGAGCTGCTCGGCACACGCGGGGCGCTGTGGCCCGACGTGCGCAGTTTGTGGGGGGCGGTGCTGCTGTTCACCCTAAGTCTCTACCCCTATGTGTACCTGTTGGCGCGCACGGCGCTGGGCGAGCGTGCCGCGCCCATGATGGAAGCCGCCCGCTTGTTGGGTGCTTCGCTGCCACGGCGCATCGTGGAAGTGGCCTTGCCCATGGCGCGTCCTGCCCTGGCGGCGGGCACCGCGTTGGCTTTGATGGAAACTTTGGCCGACTATGGGGTGGGGGCTTACTTCGGGTTGACCACGTTCACCACCGGCATCTACCGGGCTTGGTTGGTGATGGAAGATCGCATGGCGGCAGCGCAGTTGGCCAGTGTGTTGCTGCTGGTGGTGGCGTTGCTGTTGTGGGCGGAGCAGCGGGCGCAGTCGAAACTGCGCTTTGCCACGGCCCGCATCGGTGCCGCAGGCGCATTGACGGCCCGGCCTGTGGTGCTACGCGGTGCGGCGCGGTGGCTGGCGTGGCTCATCTGCGGTGGGCCGGTGCTGCTGGGGTTTGTGTTGCCGCTGGCTTGGCTGGGTTGGTTGCTGTGGCAGGAGTTCGAAAACAGTTCGGCGGCGGTGTTTGAGCCTGCCTACTTGGCGAGATTCGGGCAATGGGCGTGGACCAGTTTTCAACTGGCAGGCTTGGCGGCGTTCGCGGGTGTGTTGGTGGCGCTGCTGCTGGGGTTCACTTTGCGCCGGGCTCAAGCCGCCACGGGGGCGACCCAGCGTTGGTTGGGTCGGGGTTTGGCGTGGTCGGCACGGGCGGTGGGGTTGGGTTATGCCGTTCCGGGGGCAGTGGTGGCGGTGGGCATTCTGCTGTGGGCCGGTGCCTTGCAGCGTGCGCTGGAAGGCGTCCCGGTGACCGCCTGGGTCACGGGCACAGTGTTTGGGTTGTGTTACGCCTACTTGGCGCGGTTTTCGTCCGTTGCGCTGCAATCGGTGCAATCGGGTTACGCACGGGTGCCGGTGGCGGTGGACGAATCCGCCCGTCTGCTCGGCGCCAAGCCTTGGCGTTTGTTGACCGCGATCCACCTGCCGTTGCTGGGCCGGTCGGCTTTAGCAGCGGCGTTGCTGGTGTTTGTGGACACCATGAAAGAGCTGCCCGCCACCTTGATGCTGCGCCCGTTCGGCAGTGACACCCTGGCGGTGGTCGCCTACCAATTTGCGCGGGATGAGCGCCTGGCCGAAGCGGCACTGCCGTCGGTGGCGATGGTGGTGGTGGGCTTGGTGCCGGTGATCATATTGTCGCGGGCGCTTCGCTCGACGTGA
- a CDS encoding CZB domain-containing protein encodes MFKPLQHLLRASPTVSAVKGESSGPLTAVELAQGRRAHREWHHHLVACLTGRATDVLHPEELCFDDRCAFGHWLRAMGEKRLGAEGYAALSRHHKLLHLHAANVVSFRLGGQLDKARILFKTGYADASRALLNTLDAMEAQCAPQPARKTRRVGVPATHRAPPPLTSSEAPATI; translated from the coding sequence ATGTTCAAACCCCTCCAGCACTTGCTTCGTGCCTCACCCACTGTGTCTGCGGTGAAGGGTGAGTCGTCGGGGCCCCTCACAGCGGTCGAGTTGGCACAGGGGCGGCGGGCACATCGAGAGTGGCACCATCACTTGGTGGCCTGCCTGACGGGGCGGGCCACGGATGTCCTGCACCCGGAAGAGCTTTGTTTTGATGACCGGTGCGCCTTTGGTCACTGGCTGCGGGCCATGGGCGAGAAACGACTGGGCGCTGAAGGCTACGCCGCACTGAGCCGACATCACAAACTGCTGCACCTGCATGCGGCCAACGTGGTGAGTTTCCGGCTCGGGGGGCAACTGGACAAAGCACGGATCTTGTTCAAAACCGGCTACGCCGATGCCAGCCGGGCCTTGCTCAACACACTGGATGCCATGGAGGCCCAGTGTGCCCCCCAGCCGGCCCGCAAAACCCGGCGCGTGGGGGTGCCGGCCACGCACCGTGCGCCCCCGCCACTCACGTCGAGCGAAGCGCCCGCGACAATATGA
- a CDS encoding SulP family inorganic anion transporter produces the protein MALPDFLRVHPFRPRLSDTLTGYGRPQLLADIGAGITVGIVALPLAMAFAIASGVKPEQGLFTAIIAGFLIAALGGSNVQIGGPAGAFIVIVYGIVERYGLANLLISTSLAGVLLFLMGWLRLGALVRYIPVSIVIGFTNGIAVLIGLSQVKDFLGLEIDKLPADFFTQLKVLALHLDSFNLWAFLLALGCLALVVIWPKSYTMPAHPMGWKEKFVRVAAQVPGTVVALVLATALAQLFELPVQTIGSKFGGIPQTLPAFELPELTWATAKQLLMPTLTIALLGAIESLLCARVADNMADIPKHDPNQELMAQGVANFVAPFFGGIPATGTIARTVTNVRAGGRTPVAGIVHAFTLLVIVLVAAPLALHVPLAALAGILMFVAWNMGEWREFARLKHFMLPYRTVLVGTFVLTVVFDLTVAVEMGLIAACGFFIWRMGSLFRVTPHAKEDLPEGVQVFELYGSLFFGAVGKIEALPAMVEDGTRAVVLEMARLISMDTSGLDALEGLHTALHRRGVALILASVNEQPMGLMRRAGFEAKVGADNIVPSVEDLPSDLSPPA, from the coding sequence ATGGCCCTTCCTGATTTTTTGCGCGTCCACCCCTTTCGTCCGCGCCTGAGCGACACCCTCACCGGCTATGGCCGCCCCCAACTGTTGGCCGACATCGGGGCGGGCATCACCGTTGGCATCGTGGCATTGCCGCTGGCGATGGCGTTTGCCATCGCTTCCGGGGTCAAACCCGAACAGGGGTTGTTCACCGCCATCATCGCGGGCTTTCTCATTGCCGCGCTGGGCGGCTCCAACGTGCAGATTGGCGGGCCGGCGGGCGCCTTCATCGTCATCGTTTACGGCATTGTTGAGCGCTACGGGCTGGCCAATTTGCTGATTTCCACCTCGCTGGCCGGCGTGCTGTTGTTCCTGATGGGCTGGTTGAGGTTGGGCGCTTTGGTGCGTTATATCCCGGTGTCCATCGTCATCGGCTTCACCAACGGCATTGCGGTGCTGATCGGGCTGTCGCAGGTGAAAGATTTTCTCGGGCTGGAAATTGACAAACTGCCCGCCGACTTTTTCACCCAGCTCAAAGTGTTGGCCCTGCATTTGGACAGCTTCAACCTGTGGGCCTTCCTGCTGGCGCTGGGTTGTTTGGCCTTGGTGGTGATTTGGCCCAAGAGTTACACCATGCCGGCCCACCCCATGGGTTGGAAAGAAAAGTTTGTGCGTGTGGCAGCCCAGGTGCCCGGCACCGTGGTGGCACTGGTGCTGGCCACGGCGTTGGCCCAATTGTTTGAATTGCCGGTGCAAACCATCGGTAGCAAGTTTGGTGGCATTCCCCAGACTTTGCCCGCTTTCGAATTGCCCGAACTGACGTGGGCCACCGCCAAACAACTGCTGATGCCCACCCTGACCATCGCGCTGTTGGGGGCAATCGAATCCCTGCTGTGCGCCCGCGTGGCGGACAACATGGCCGACATCCCCAAACACGACCCCAACCAAGAGCTGATGGCCCAAGGCGTGGCCAACTTTGTGGCGCCGTTTTTTGGTGGCATCCCAGCCACGGGCACGATTGCCCGCACCGTCACCAACGTGCGCGCCGGCGGACGAACCCCAGTGGCCGGCATCGTGCATGCGTTCACGTTGCTGGTGATCGTGTTGGTGGCCGCGCCGCTGGCGTTGCATGTGCCGCTGGCGGCGTTGGCGGGCATCCTCATGTTCGTGGCTTGGAACATGGGCGAATGGCGTGAGTTTGCGCGCCTCAAGCATTTCATGCTGCCCTACCGCACCGTGCTGGTGGGCACGTTTGTGCTGACGGTGGTGTTTGACCTGACCGTGGCAGTTGAAATGGGATTGATCGCCGCGTGTGGTTTCTTCATCTGGCGCATGGGTTCGCTGTTTCGCGTCACGCCCCACGCCAAGGAAGATTTGCCCGAGGGCGTGCAGGTGTTTGAACTGTACGGATCTTTGTTTTTCGGTGCGGTCGGCAAAATCGAAGCCCTGCCCGCCATGGTCGAAGACGGCACCCGCGCCGTGGTGCTGGAAATGGCCCGCTTGATCTCCATGGACACTTCGGGGCTGGACGCGCTCGAAGGGCTGCACACGGCACTGCACCGCCGGGGCGTGGCCTTGATTTTGGCCAGCGTCAACGAACAGCCGATGGGGTTGATGCGCCGCGCCGGATTTGAGGCCAAAGTCGGCGCCGACAACATCGTGCCCAGTGTTGAGGATCTGCCCTCAGACCTATCCCCCCCTGCTTGA
- the metG gene encoding methionine--tRNA ligase produces the protein MTRKLFVTTALPYANAPFHVGHMMEYIQADIWVRAQRMKGAQVHFVCADDAHGAPIMIAAEKAGKTPQQFVGEVAAGRAKYLNGFHIAFDNWHSTDGPENHELAQDIYRALRKNELISVKSIEQFFDPEKGMFLPDRFIKGECPKCGAKDQYGDNCDACGAVYAPTELKNPYSALSGATPVMKTSDHYFFKLSDPRCVEFLEGWTSTPGRLQPEVLNKIKEWFTKDDDGNGGLGDWDISRDAPYFGIEIPDAPGKYFYVWLDAPIGYLASLKNYFGKIGQDYDAFFADPNVEQVHFIGKDITYFHTLFWPAMLHFSGRKTPDKVNVHGFITVSGEKMSKSRGTGISPLKYLELGMHPEWLRYYIAAKLNSRVEDIDFNPDDFIARVNSDLVGKYINIASRAAGFLTKRFGGQLSTDLGVEGNTLLDALRAHRATLEQLFEEREYGKALREIMALADKVNEYVDANKPWELAKKEGADALLQDVCSTCIEAFRVLTIYLKPVLPALAANVEAFLKVSPFTFADVEQALGAHVIGEYKHLMQRVDPKLLDALFEPPAPIQVVPGGEPLAPEIKIDDFSKVDLRIAKIVKAEEVPGSDKLLRLTLDVGEGKTRNVFSGIKSAYKPADLEGKLTVMVANLAPRKMKFGLSEGMVLAASHADEKAHPGIFVLEPFPGAQPGMRVR, from the coding sequence ATGACCCGCAAACTTTTCGTCACCACCGCCCTGCCCTACGCCAACGCGCCCTTCCACGTCGGGCACATGATGGAGTACATCCAGGCCGACATCTGGGTGCGGGCGCAGCGCATGAAGGGTGCGCAGGTTCACTTCGTCTGCGCTGACGACGCGCACGGTGCGCCGATCATGATCGCCGCCGAAAAAGCGGGCAAAACGCCGCAGCAGTTTGTGGGTGAAGTGGCCGCCGGACGCGCCAAGTACCTGAACGGTTTCCACATCGCTTTCGACAACTGGCACTCCACCGACGGCCCAGAAAACCACGAACTCGCGCAAGACATCTACCGCGCCCTGCGCAAGAACGAGCTGATCAGCGTGAAGTCGATTGAACAGTTCTTCGACCCGGAAAAGGGGATGTTCCTGCCGGATCGTTTCATCAAGGGCGAGTGCCCGAAGTGCGGCGCCAAAGACCAGTACGGTGACAACTGCGATGCCTGCGGCGCCGTCTACGCCCCGACCGAGCTGAAAAACCCGTACTCAGCCCTGTCCGGTGCCACGCCGGTGATGAAGACTTCGGATCACTACTTTTTCAAGCTGTCCGACCCACGTTGCGTGGAGTTTCTGGAAGGCTGGACAAGCACGCCGGGCCGCCTGCAACCCGAAGTGCTGAACAAAATCAAGGAGTGGTTCACCAAGGATGACGACGGCAACGGCGGCCTGGGTGACTGGGACATCAGCCGCGATGCGCCTTACTTCGGCATCGAAATCCCCGATGCGCCGGGCAAATACTTCTATGTGTGGCTGGACGCGCCGATTGGCTACCTGGCTTCGCTGAAGAACTACTTCGGCAAGATCGGCCAAGATTACGACGCGTTTTTTGCCGACCCGAACGTCGAGCAAGTTCACTTCATCGGCAAGGACATCACCTACTTCCACACCCTGTTCTGGCCGGCGATGCTGCACTTCAGTGGCCGCAAGACGCCGGACAAGGTGAACGTCCACGGTTTCATCACCGTCAGCGGCGAGAAGATGAGCAAGAGCCGGGGCACGGGCATCAGCCCGCTCAAGTATTTGGAGCTGGGCATGCACCCGGAGTGGCTGCGTTACTACATCGCCGCCAAGCTCAACAGCCGCGTGGAAGACATCGACTTCAACCCGGATGACTTCATCGCCCGCGTGAACTCGGACTTGGTGGGCAAGTACATCAACATTGCTTCGCGTGCAGCGGGCTTCCTCACCAAGCGCTTTGGCGGCCAGCTCTCCACCGATCTGGGCGTGGAGGGCAACACGCTGCTGGACGCGCTGCGTGCCCACCGCGCCACCCTCGAACAACTGTTTGAGGAACGCGAGTACGGCAAGGCGCTGCGCGAAATCATGGCGCTGGCCGACAAGGTCAACGAGTACGTGGACGCGAACAAGCCTTGGGAGCTGGCGAAGAAAGAAGGCGCCGACGCGCTGCTGCAAGACGTGTGCAGCACCTGCATCGAAGCCTTCCGCGTGCTCACCATCTACTTGAAGCCGGTGCTGCCTGCGCTGGCGGCCAACGTGGAAGCCTTCTTGAAGGTGTCGCCGTTCACTTTCGCGGATGTGGAACAGGCGCTGGGCGCCCACGTCATCGGTGAATACAAGCACCTGATGCAACGCGTCGATCCGAAGCTGTTGGATGCGCTGTTTGAGCCGCCGGCGCCCATCCAAGTGGTGCCGGGCGGTGAGCCGCTGGCGCCCGAAATCAAGATCGATGATTTCAGCAAGGTGGATTTGCGCATCGCCAAAATCGTCAAGGCCGAAGAAGTGCCGGGCTCGGACAAGCTCCTGCGCCTCACCCTGGATGTGGGCGAAGGCAAGACGCGCAACGTGTTTTCCGGCATCAAGAGCGCTTACAAACCCGCCGATCTGGAAGGCAAACTCACCGTGATGGTGGCCAACCTGGCACCGCGCAAGATGAAATTTGGCCTGAGCGAAGGCATGGTGCTGGCCGCCAGCCATGCCGACGAGAAGGCGCACCCCGGCATCTTCGTGCTGGAACCGTTCCCCGGCGCACAACCCGGTATGCGCGTGCGCTGA
- a CDS encoding urease accessory protein UreF — translation MSLLQLMWLASPALPVGGFSYSEGLEAAVEFGHVGNEAQAQTWLLAQLRLSLGRADLHIVAEAMAAWQRHDLPAATALNDWVRHTRETSELRQQTEQMGRSLTEWLRQRQPDDARVAQLAALAPAPTWPVAFALAGVFTGASARDVLLAHGFGWAENMVQAAIKAVPLGQSAGQRILSTLADALPAVVDEALALPAVQRQSFAPMLAILSAQHEAQYSRLFRS, via the coding sequence ATGTCCTTACTGCAATTGATGTGGTTGGCCTCACCGGCGTTGCCGGTGGGCGGCTTCAGCTATTCAGAAGGGTTGGAGGCAGCGGTGGAGTTTGGCCATGTGGGCAACGAAGCCCAAGCGCAAACGTGGCTGTTGGCTCAGTTGCGCTTGAGTTTGGGCCGGGCGGACTTGCACATCGTGGCCGAAGCGATGGCCGCTTGGCAACGCCACGACCTGCCCGCCGCCACCGCGCTCAACGACTGGGTGCGCCACACCCGCGAAACCAGCGAGCTGCGCCAACAGACCGAGCAAATGGGCCGTTCGCTCACCGAATGGTTGCGCCAGCGCCAGCCGGACGATGCTCGCGTGGCCCAATTGGCCGCCCTGGCGCCTGCGCCAACGTGGCCGGTGGCTTTTGCCCTGGCTGGTGTGTTCACTGGTGCTTCGGCACGTGACGTGCTTCTGGCGCACGGCTTCGGCTGGGCGGAAAACATGGTGCAAGCGGCGATCAAGGCGGTGCCTTTGGGGCAAAGTGCGGGCCAGCGCATCCTGAGCACCCTGGCCGACGCGCTACCCGCCGTGGTCGATGAAGCGTTGGCTTTGCCGGCGGTACAACGCCAATCGTTTGCGCCGATGCTGGCGATTTTGTCGGCGCAGCATGAGGCCCAATACTCCCGCCTGTTCCGCTCGTGA
- the ureG gene encoding urease accessory protein UreG — translation MTTHRPAQRTKKLPPLRVGVGGPVGSGKTTLVEMLCKTMREKWDLVVVTNDIYTKEDQRLLTVAGALDPERIMGVETGGCPHTAIREDASINLEAVDRMLEKFPDADIVFIESGGDNLAATFSPELSDLTIYVIDVAAGEKIPRKGGPGITKSDLFVINKIDLAPHVGADLAVMEADTQRMRPTKPYVMTNLKTQLGLNQVIEFIERKGLLIK, via the coding sequence ATGACAACACATCGCCCCGCCCAACGCACCAAGAAACTGCCGCCCTTGCGGGTGGGCGTCGGTGGCCCGGTGGGTTCCGGTAAAACCACCCTGGTTGAGATGCTGTGCAAGACGATGCGCGAGAAGTGGGACCTCGTCGTCGTCACCAACGACATTTACACCAAAGAAGACCAGCGCCTGCTGACGGTGGCCGGCGCACTCGACCCCGAGCGCATCATGGGCGTGGAAACCGGCGGCTGCCCGCACACGGCGATCCGTGAAGACGCTTCGATCAATTTGGAAGCGGTTGATCGGATGCTGGAAAAATTCCCCGATGCAGACATCGTGTTCATCGAAAGCGGCGGTGACAACTTGGCAGCGACGTTCAGCCCGGAGTTGTCCGACCTGACGATTTACGTGATCGACGTGGCGGCAGGCGAAAAAATTCCACGCAAGGGCGGGCCGGGCATCACCAAGAGTGATTTGTTTGTGATCAACAAGATCGACTTGGCGCCTCACGTGGGTGCAGACTTGGCGGTGATGGAGGCAGATACCCAACGAATGCGGCCTACCAAACCTTACGTCATGACCAATCTTAAAACGCAGTTGGGGTTGAATCAAGTAATTGAATTCATTGAGAGAAAAGGGTTGTTGATAAAATAA
- a CDS encoding NAD(P)H-dependent glycerol-3-phosphate dehydrogenase yields MKHDATHLVVLGGGTFGTSLGAALAKAGNRVTLIVRDRAVAESINSRRVNEKYLPDAKLPRDLKAACALEEVSTAGMVFLAVPSRSILETAAAIRPMLQTRACVINLAKGLHEETLTLDRALANELPGVVIGSLSLKGPNFARPLLHGAPTGMTLALSDLTRSKEVLQVFEGSNVSPEEHLDLSGVEFVAAVKNVFAVIMGICDAIEDNPNTRFMILSKIIAECHRLLIHFGFDPSVMFTYAGLGDMLMTSLNDTSRNRTLGLLIGRGFNFVTQGAGPVTEGKKATRLLTQHTIATAGHFPLIHGLNEIFEGQKSPQEYFKSLAKG; encoded by the coding sequence ATGAAGCATGACGCAACGCATTTGGTTGTATTAGGTGGTGGGACGTTTGGAACCTCGTTAGGCGCTGCCTTGGCGAAGGCAGGAAACCGGGTCACTTTGATCGTTCGGGATCGGGCGGTTGCGGAGTCGATCAACAGTCGACGGGTGAACGAAAAATACTTGCCGGATGCCAAACTCCCACGCGACTTGAAAGCAGCTTGTGCGTTGGAGGAAGTGTCGACTGCCGGGATGGTATTTTTAGCGGTTCCGTCGCGCAGCATCCTCGAGACTGCTGCTGCGATTCGGCCCATGCTGCAAACTCGAGCGTGTGTCATCAACCTTGCCAAGGGGCTGCATGAAGAAACACTGACTTTGGACCGAGCTTTGGCGAACGAATTGCCAGGGGTGGTGATTGGTTCTCTTTCTCTGAAGGGCCCCAATTTTGCACGCCCGTTGCTGCACGGCGCTCCGACGGGAATGACCTTGGCGTTGAGTGACCTGACACGATCCAAAGAGGTTTTGCAAGTTTTTGAGGGGTCGAACGTCAGTCCCGAAGAGCACTTGGATCTCTCGGGCGTCGAATTTGTTGCGGCGGTGAAAAATGTGTTTGCCGTCATCATGGGCATTTGCGATGCGATCGAAGACAACCCCAATACCCGGTTCATGATTTTGAGCAAAATCATTGCGGAGTGCCATCGTCTGCTGATTCACTTCGGCTTTGATCCCAGTGTCATGTTCACGTACGCGGGGCTGGGCGACATGCTCATGACGTCGCTCAACGACACAAGCCGCAACCGAACACTGGGATTATTGATCGGAAGAGGTTTCAATTTTGTGACACAAGGTGCCGGGCCTGTCACCGAGGGCAAGAAGGCGACACGTTTGCTCACCCAACACACCATCGCGACCGCAGGGCACTTCCCCCTAATTCATGGTTTGAATGAGATTTTTGAGGGTCAAAAAAGCCCGCAGGAATATTTCAAGAGTTTGGCCAAGGGCTGA